The Phormidium yuhuli AB48 DNA window AACTCAACTCGGTGGAATTGCAACAGGGAGACAGTCGCTATGGATTTGATGGCACTATTGCGACCCATGACGATCCCACATTTGCCGGAGCCTTCAAAATTTATCGGGGGGAAATTCAACAAATTTTAGAGGCCCTGCGTTGGTTTAACCTTGATGATGTACAGCGGGGTTTAGAGCCGGCTACCTACGCTGGCGTTGATGCCCTAACCGTTGTCGGCGTGGGAGACCCCGACGCTACCCTCATCCGGCAATTGCAACGATTAGTGGAAATCGATGTCCTACTGCAACAGCAACAACAAGCCCGAGACGAGGCCTCACCGTTACCGGAATTAGCTAAGTTACAGGGGCAGTTTTCTGGTGAGGTAAATCTTGCGGGGTCTCTGAGTGACGGGATTGATTTTAACTTTGACCTCGCGGGAGAAAATTGGCAATGGGACCGCTACAAAATTCATGACATTGCGACTCAAGGGGCAGTCGAACAGGGGGTTTGGGATATTCAAACCCTTAATGTCCAGGCCAATCTCGACGACCCCCAACTGACTCGCCTGAACTTTAACGGCATTTTGGGGGCCCCGGAACAGTCGGGTCAGTTTGTGCTGACGGGGTTACCGATGTCCGTCGTCTCAGAGTTTATCGAATTTCCTGAAGGGGTCCGCCTTGCCGGCAATTTGAATGCGAGTGCGACCCTGTCAGGGAGTCTGGAGAATCCAGCCGCTCGGGGAGAACTTCGCTGGAATGATGCCCAAATCAATCAACAGTCTGTACAAACAGCTCAAGGCGGGTTTGGGGTTACCGATGGTCGCCTTAATTTTGGTGCAGGAGTGGTGTTACGAGAGGAGGCGGAGCCGATTCGTCTTCGGGCAACTCTGCCGATTCTCTTCCCTGGCGCTACAGTACGCCCAGAGAGCAATGAGTTTGAAATTGGCATTAATGCCCAAAATGAAGGATTAGAGGTGTTGACAGCCCTCACAGACGGCACTCTGGAATGGTTGGGCGGTGAAGGGTCTTTGGAACTCACTATTGCTGGGGAGCAAGTGGGTACGGGGTTGAACTATGTGCCGTTGGCGACTCGGGGACGGGCGGAGTTCCGGGATGCAGAGTTTAATTCTCCCCAACTTCCGGAACCGTTAACTCAGGTCAATGGAGTTCTGGAATTTCTCGATGACACGGTGGTGATTCCTGAGTTGGTGGGCCAGTTCCGCCAGGGGTCGGTTCAGGCCGCTGGGGAATTGCCGGTGTTCTCACCCCTGCCGGTGGAAAGCCCCTTGGAGGTGACGTTTGACCGAGTGGAGTTAGACCTCGAAGGCCTCTATAAAGGTCGCATTGATGGGGTGATACGGGTAACAAACTCAGCCTTATTTCCCGATTTAGGGGGTCAAGTGCTGCTGACGCGGGGCCAGGTGTTTATTGCTGATGAGGAAAACCCGGGAACGGGGGGAGAGATGGTGGATTTAGAGACGCCACCGATTATTAGCTACAACAACTTACTGTTGGAGTTGGGGCGAGGGGTTCAGATTGTTAGTTTCCCGGTTCTCAATTTTGTGGCTGATGGCAAGCTATTGGTGAATGGCCCCTTTGAAAGCCCGGAACCTAGCGGGACGATCTTTTTACGGAATGGACAGGTGAATCTGTTTACGACTACCTTTACCCTGGCGGGACGGGAGAATACGGCAACCTTTGACCCTGAGTTCGGTCTGGACCCAGTTCTAGATGTCAGCTTACGGGCAGCGGTTCAGGAGACAACTCGCCCCCGGATTGTTTCACCGGTGGGATTCGATCGCCTGGGAACGGGGACGGAGATTGTTGATCCCTCCATTGAACGGGGTGGGGTGGAAACGGTGCGGATTGAGGCCCGGGCCCAGGGACGGGCCAGTCGTCTGTTTGAGGGCTTTCCCAATGGGGAGGGGGTTGTACAAACACCTCTGGAGTTGAGCAGTTCTCCGGCGCGATCGCAGACGGAAATTCTCTCGCTGATTGGGGGCGGGGCCTTAGGGACTCTCGGCCGCCAGGACCCGTCGTTGGTGGTGGCAAGTTCGGCGCTGTTAACTCAGGTACAATCAATTGTGGGTCGTGCCCTGGGTTATCGGGATTTTCGCTTATTTCCGGCAGTAGACCCTCGCACGTCGGTGTTAGGGTTGGGGGCGGAAGTTGGGGTGAATATCACGGATGATTTCTCGGCGTCGGTCTTGACGATTCTCGATCGCGGTGACTCGACTCGGTTTAGTATCCGCTATCGGATTGATGATAATTGGCTCATCCGAGGTTCGACGAATTTTGATGATGATAATCGTGGGGCGGTAGAGTTTCAGATGCGGTTTTGAGGCAAGAGGCAAGAGGCAAGAGGCAAGAGGCAAGAGGGTTACCACGTAGGGGCGTACCCTTGTGGTCGCCCGGGCGTACCGCAAGTGGCACGCCCGGGGCAAACCACGGAGTCACGGAGGACACGGAGATAGGATGAGACGGTTGAGAATTGCGGCGGTTGGGGATGTTCATGACCAATGGGATGAACGGGATAATGCGATTTTGCAGGGCTGGAACCTCGATTTAGTTCTCTTTGTTGGGGATTTTGGTAATGAGTCGTTGACGGTGGTGGATTGTGTGTCCCGTTTGTCGTTGCCAAAGGCGGTGGTTTTGGGGAATCATGATGCTTGGTATACGGCGACCCCTTGGGGACGCAAGAAATGTCCCTATGACCGTCGCCAGGACGATCGCTTTCAACGACAGTTGCAGATGCTGGGGGGCGATCGCGTGGGCTATGGGGTGCGGGATTATCCGGAGTTAGAGGTCTCGGTGGTGGGGGGTCGTCCTTGTAGTTGGGGCGGGAGTACCTGGAATCTTCAGGACTTTTATCAATCCCAGTTCGGGGTGGGGAGTTTGCAGGAGTCGGGCGATCGCATTACGGCGGCTATGACGGCGGCGACGCAACCTCTTCGGGTGGTGTTGGCCCACAATGGACCGTTTGGCTTGGGGGACGCTCCGGAATCTCCCTGTGGTCGCGATTGGAACCCCATTGGCAGTGATTATGGAGACCCGGATTTAACCGCCGCGATTCGGGCCAGTCAGGAGGCGGGACAGCCGCCAGTGTTGGTGGTCTTTGGCCATATGCACCACGGCCTACGACATACGAAACGGCGACTCCGCCAAGCCTTCGCTCAGGATGAGTGGGGAACGGTATATTTGAATGTGGCATCGGTTCCCCGGATTGTGGGCAAGGGGGACGAGATGCGTCGCAATTTTACTCTGATTACCCTAGAGGGAGAGACGGTGACGGAGGCGGATTTGGTCTGGACGGATAATCAGGGCCGGATTGACCGCAGTTCGTCCTACTTTAAGCCTCTTTGAGGGGGAGGAGGAGAATCACGTATGCCTCTTGCCTCTTCCCCCCCTCCTCTTCCTCCGTGCTCTCTGTGCCTCTGTGGTAACCCTCTTGCCTCTTGCCTCTTCCCCCCCTCCTCTTCCTCCGTGCTCTCTGTGCCTCTGTGGTAACCCTCTTGCCTCTTGCCTCTTGCCTCCCCCCTAATACAATTCAAACTCCAATAATCGACAATCTAAACCCCCACTAGAGAGGGGAATCCGACGGGCGGGACGGAGTCCTACTTCTTTGGCGAGTTCCCGATTGCCGGTGAAGACGTAGGCGGTCCAACCTTTGAATCGTTGTTTGAAAATATCCCCTAGGAGACGGTAGAACCCGCGCAGTTCTTGGACCTCTCCTAGTCGTTCTCCGTAGGGGGGATTGCAGATGAGTAGGCCGCGATCGCTCGGGGCTTCGATGTCCCGGATGTCCTGACAGTGAAATTCAATCTGTTGGCTGACTCCGGCGGCGGTGGCGTTGTGCTGGGCTTGGTCGAGGATGCCTGGGTCGATATCACTGCCGCCAATATATGCCGGACAGGTGCCTCGACGGGCGGCTTGGGCCTCGGCTTTGACCTCTTGCCAGAGGGCAGGGTCGAAGTCGGGCCAATTTTCAAAGCCAAATCGGTCTCGGAACAGTCCTGGGGCGATGTTGGCGGCTTGTAAGGCGGCTTCTAGGGGGAGGGTTCCTGATCCACAGAGGGGATCGAGAAAGGGCAGTTCTGGGGAATAGCGGGCTAGTTTTAAAAGGGCGGCGGCGAGGGTTTCTTTGAGGGGGGCGGTTCCGACGGCGGCCCGGTAGCCTCGACGATGGAGACTGCTGCCGGAACTGTCTAGGCTGAGGCTGGCGCGATCGCGGTGGATATGTAGGTTAATTCGCAGGTCGGGATTGTCGAGGTCAACGTTGGAACGACAGCCGAACTGCTGTCGCTGTTGGTCGACAATGGCATTTTTGACCTGGAGGGCGCTGAAATGGCTATGATTGAGGGCGCGATTCTTGCCGGTACAGTCTACGGCTAGGCTGTCCTCGGGGGAGAGATAGGCCTCCCAGGGAAGCGATCGCACTTCCTGATACAGTTGTTTGGCCGATGTACAAGGGAACTCAGTCAGAGGCACAAGCACTCGGAAGAGGGTACGTCCCCAGAGATTTACTCGATAGAGTAAGCGGCGATCGCCCTCGAAGGCGACCCCAGAAAATTTCCTCTGGACTGATTGCGCCCCCAACTCGGTCAATTCCTCGGCGGCGATCGCCTCTAACCCCGGTGCTACCGTTGCAAAATACCGTTCCACGTCTGTTTCCTTAAGAAGCCAAAGCCAGCTTAAGTTACCATAGTTGAGTTTGCATCGCGGAACAATAATCTCATGACCCGAGCTATCCTAGAAACCGATAAAGGCACCATCAACATCGATTTTTTCGATGAGGATGCCCCCAACACGGTTAAAAACTTCGTTGAACTCTCTGAGAAAGGGTTTTACGACGGACTCAACTTCCACCGTGTCATCCCCAATTTCATGATTCAAGGGGGATGTCCCAATGGAACCGGAACCGGTGGCCCTGGCTACACCATCAAGTGCGAGATTAACAAAAATAAGCACGTTGCTGGAACCCTATCCATGGCTCATGCGGGCCGCGACACTGGTGGCAGCCAGTTCTTCATCTGCCATGAACCGCAACCCCACCTAGATGGGGTTCATACTGTCTTCGGACAAACCCAGGACATGGACGTCGTCAATGCCATCCGCCAGGGCGACAAAATCAAGTCCGTGACCATCGAAAACTAAGCACAGCCAACAGAGTT harbors:
- a CDS encoding TIGR04168 family protein is translated as MRRLRIAAVGDVHDQWDERDNAILQGWNLDLVLFVGDFGNESLTVVDCVSRLSLPKAVVLGNHDAWYTATPWGRKKCPYDRRQDDRFQRQLQMLGGDRVGYGVRDYPELEVSVVGGRPCSWGGSTWNLQDFYQSQFGVGSLQESGDRITAAMTAATQPLRVVLAHNGPFGLGDAPESPCGRDWNPIGSDYGDPDLTAAIRASQEAGQPPVLVVFGHMHHGLRHTKRRLRQAFAQDEWGTVYLNVASVPRIVGKGDEMRRNFTLITLEGETVTEADLVWTDNQGRIDRSSSYFKPL
- a CDS encoding THUMP domain-containing class I SAM-dependent RNA methyltransferase produces the protein MERYFATVAPGLEAIAAEELTELGAQSVQRKFSGVAFEGDRRLLYRVNLWGRTLFRVLVPLTEFPCTSAKQLYQEVRSLPWEAYLSPEDSLAVDCTGKNRALNHSHFSALQVKNAIVDQQRQQFGCRSNVDLDNPDLRINLHIHRDRASLSLDSSGSSLHRRGYRAAVGTAPLKETLAAALLKLARYSPELPFLDPLCGSGTLPLEAALQAANIAPGLFRDRFGFENWPDFDPALWQEVKAEAQAARRGTCPAYIGGSDIDPGILDQAQHNATAAGVSQQIEFHCQDIRDIEAPSDRGLLICNPPYGERLGEVQELRGFYRLLGDIFKQRFKGWTAYVFTGNRELAKEVGLRPARRIPLSSGGLDCRLLEFELY
- a CDS encoding peptidylprolyl isomerase, translating into MTRAILETDKGTINIDFFDEDAPNTVKNFVELSEKGFYDGLNFHRVIPNFMIQGGCPNGTGTGGPGYTIKCEINKNKHVAGTLSMAHAGRDTGGSQFFICHEPQPHLDGVHTVFGQTQDMDVVNAIRQGDKIKSVTIEN